Sequence from the Gemmatimonadaceae bacterium genome:
CCTCGGCAAAGCTCGGGACCTTCGCGGCCATGACCGTGGCATCGAGTCGGGCCGCGGCCGAGGCGGCCACGTCCGGCGTCCACGCGAACATGGTGCCGTAGGTCAGGATCCCGCCGAACGTGCCCGGCGTCGTGGCCTCGGCCAGCAGGGCGGCGTAGCCACCCATCGAGTAGCCGAAGACCAGCGGGCCGGCGCCGTCGGCCTCACGGACAGCGTCGGCACGCGCGGTAAGGCAGGCCGCAAACGCCGCCATGCGGAACTCGGAGTCTGCCGCCGGGGTCTCGCCGTGTCCGGGGAGCTCCAGCACGACCACACCGGTGTCGAGGAGCGTGCGCAGCGCATCGGCCAGTGGGGCGAGCTGCTGGGCGCTCCCCAGGGCACCGTGCACGAGGATCAGCGAGGGGGGCACAAGTGTGACGTGGAGGGAAGACGAACCGTCGCGGGAGAGACCATCGAACAT
This genomic interval carries:
- a CDS encoding alpha/beta fold hydrolase, which gives rise to MRRPSALAFPLAPMFDGLSRDGSSSLHVTLVPPSLILVHGALGSAQQLAPLADALRTLLDTGVVVLELPGHGETPAADSEFRMAAFAACLTARADAVREADGAGPLVFGYSMGGYAALLAEATTPGTFGGILTYGTMFAWTPDVAASAAARLDATVMAAKVPSFAEVLRQRHAGAGGWERMLSRTASLLRALGDAPPLTPAVLGQVRCPVQLLVGERDDTVTWEQTAAIAAALPKGTASPVPGAPHPIEKVPVSALALALTELRQAVA